A stretch of the Notamacropus eugenii isolate mMacEug1 chromosome 2, mMacEug1.pri_v2, whole genome shotgun sequence genome encodes the following:
- the ACKR1 gene encoding atypical chemokine receptor 1, with the protein MGNCLYPAESGLPNPQNWTIEDLDGELDSLWNDSYQYTDEDLVYAAPCRSCTLLDSSSLPFFALTSALGILGGGALLFILLKPLACWHLCLGRIILAQLAGGSTLFSIVLPILAPGLKPAPGTTLCSLGHGLWYASAFAQALLVCVHASLDPELHQRWLLKLSLALWGVALLIALPVTLASDIISGLCTLSFSHDVWVWCMIHIVVCVAIFLILPLALVGGWVVQRLRGGQLRPRANVLWVWFLFWWLHAVVMGSDALVRSEVLVINECFAQQTLDVLLDSAKILGILHCLATPFLLALFCHSVTTSPTVNLL; encoded by the exons ATGGGGAACTGTTTGTATCCG GCAGAATCCGGGCTTCCGAACCCCCAAAACTGGACAATCGAAGATTTGGATGGCGAGTTGGACAGTTTATGGAATGACTCTTACCAGTATACTGATGAGGACCTGGTCTACGCTGCTCCTTGCCGTTCCTGTACCCTGTTAGATAGCTCCTCACTGCCTTTTTTTGCTCTTACTAGTGCCTTAGGCATACTAGGTGGTGGGGCATTGCTCTTCATCCTTCTCAAACCCCTTGCCTGCTGGCACTTATGCCTAGGCCGGATCATCCTGGCACAGCTGGCTGGGGGCAGTACCCTTTTCAGCATTGTTTTGCCCATCCTGGCACCAGGGTTGAAACCTGCCCCAGGCACCACCCTCTGTAGCCTGGGACATGGGCTCTGGTATGCTTCAGCTTTTGCCCAGGCTCTGCTGGTGTGTGTACATGCGTCCCTGGATCCTGAACTGCACCAAAGGTGGCTCCTCAAGCTCTCACTGGCTCTGTGGGGTGTTGCTCTGCTGATAGCCTTGCCTGTCACCCTGGCCAGTGATATTATATCTGGACTCTGCACCCTGTCATTCAGCCATGATGTGTGGGTTTGGTGTATGATCCATATTGTGGTCTGCGTtgccattttcctcattttgcccCTGGCCCTGGTTGGGGGATGGGTAGTACAGAGGTTAAGAGGTGGACAGCTAAGGCCACGGGCTAATGTGCTGTGGGTGTGGTTCCTGTTCTGGTGGCTCCACGCCGTCGTGATGGGGTCCGATGCCCTGGTAAGGTCAGAAGTCTTGGTGATAAATGAGTGCTTTGCCCAGCAGACCCTAGATGTCTTGTTAGACTCTGCAAAGATCTTGGGGATATTGCACTGCCTAGCGACTCCGTTCCTGCTGGCACTATTTTGTCACTCTGTCACCACGTCCCCCACAGTCAACCTACTCTAG